A part of Paraliobacillus zengyii genomic DNA contains:
- a CDS encoding ABC transporter ATP-binding protein — protein sequence MKKIFGYVSPYKLSMAVALILMGVELAVELTQPIILGIIVDQGIEGRDSTAILFWLAILLGLTILAFAAGISSSYFAARVSQGVGHDLRKDLFQRSQEFSTLQMQTFTASSLLTRITNDVTQVQGFLFAFMRIMLRAPLFIIGGLIMSFTVHVKLATILVIVVPILLIIMFWILTKGIGMFQKVQKRLDKLNNVIRENLLGIKLVKAFNRNNHEQQRFKKENRKLMEDNKKALRFMELTMPIVMLGMNIGIVLLLWFGYIELSVGGAEQGEIVSILNYATRMSASFGVFGFLLMNYSRGKASASRINEVIETDPTDFVATQGTNHSNKEIKGGIRFEEVSFAYPNATKETLHQMSFHINAGETVGILGETGSGKSTFLKLIPRLYPTSEGKLYIDQKWIEEWGPSVRDKITLVPQEGYLFTGTLRENIAWGNEQASMEEVIKVAKDANIHDFIMTLADQYNTQVGQRGVNLSGGQKQRISIARALIAKPAILLLDDSTSALDANTEVRVLAAIKERQCTTIIVAQKISSVMDADKIMILQHGQIVAAGRHEELLQNSELYKKIYQSQLHEEGLIDEKY from the coding sequence ATGAAGAAAATATTTGGTTATGTTTCGCCTTACAAGTTATCGATGGCTGTTGCTCTAATTCTAATGGGAGTGGAACTTGCCGTAGAGCTAACCCAGCCAATTATTTTGGGTATCATTGTGGATCAAGGGATTGAAGGTCGAGATTCCACTGCGATATTGTTTTGGCTTGCAATATTACTTGGATTAACGATACTAGCATTTGCTGCTGGAATCTCAAGTTCTTATTTTGCAGCTAGAGTGAGTCAGGGGGTAGGGCATGATCTAAGAAAGGATTTGTTCCAACGTTCACAAGAGTTTTCTACCTTGCAAATGCAAACCTTTACTGCATCTTCATTGCTGACGCGTATCACAAATGATGTGACGCAAGTACAAGGATTCCTGTTTGCTTTCATGCGAATAATGCTAAGAGCCCCTTTATTTATTATTGGTGGATTGATCATGTCATTTACCGTACATGTAAAATTAGCTACGATTCTAGTAATCGTTGTTCCTATACTTCTAATTATCATGTTTTGGATTTTGACAAAAGGAATTGGAATGTTTCAAAAGGTGCAAAAGCGCCTAGATAAATTAAATAATGTGATTAGAGAAAATCTACTAGGAATAAAATTAGTAAAAGCATTTAATCGGAATAATCATGAACAACAACGATTCAAAAAAGAGAATAGAAAGCTAATGGAAGATAATAAAAAGGCATTACGGTTTATGGAATTAACGATGCCAATTGTCATGTTAGGGATGAATATTGGCATCGTGCTTTTGCTTTGGTTTGGATACATAGAGCTAAGTGTTGGTGGTGCCGAGCAAGGTGAGATTGTGTCTATATTAAACTATGCAACAAGAATGTCTGCTTCATTTGGTGTGTTTGGTTTTTTACTAATGAACTATTCTAGAGGGAAGGCGTCAGCATCACGTATTAATGAAGTGATTGAGACCGATCCGACAGATTTTGTTGCTACACAGGGAACCAACCACAGTAACAAAGAAATAAAAGGGGGAATTCGTTTTGAGGAAGTAAGTTTTGCCTATCCGAATGCAACGAAAGAAACACTGCATCAGATGTCTTTTCATATAAACGCAGGTGAGACAGTAGGTATTTTAGGTGAAACAGGATCAGGGAAATCGACTTTCTTGAAATTGATCCCGAGGTTGTATCCAACAAGTGAAGGGAAACTTTATATTGATCAAAAGTGGATAGAGGAGTGGGGACCAAGTGTCCGCGATAAAATCACGCTTGTCCCACAAGAAGGCTACTTATTTACTGGAACACTTCGAGAGAATATCGCTTGGGGAAATGAACAAGCATCAATGGAAGAAGTAATAAAAGTGGCGAAGGATGCGAATATTCACGACTTTATTATGACTTTAGCGGATCAGTATAACACACAGGTGGGGCAAAGAGGTGTTAATTTATCTGGTGGACAAAAGCAAAGAATCTCGATTGCAAGAGCACTAATCGCAAAACCAGCTATTCTTTTATTAGATGATAGTACAAGTGCATTGGATGCAAATACAGAAGTACGTGTATTAGCAGCCATTAAAGAAAGACAGTGTACGACAATCATTGTTGCCCAAAAGATTAGTTCCGTGATGGACGCTGACAAAATCATGATCCTACAGCATGGACAAATAGTTGCGGCAGGTAGACACGAAGAGCTTTTACAGAACAGTGAGTTATATAAGAAAATTTACCAATCTCAACTACATGAGGAAGGGCTTATCGATGAAAAATACTAA
- a CDS encoding DUF454 family protein has product MHHRIFGAYIYSYVTYKAVSFKTKVGAIAILWPSILFSIYLIDHGILKIMVFIIAIGVTIYIGSLQTLPKEKVLEMKKRHIEFREEALQSTN; this is encoded by the coding sequence ATGCACCATCGTATATTTGGTGCATATATTTATAGTTATGTAACGTATAAAGCTGTGTCTTTTAAAACAAAGGTTGGTGCGATTGCCATTCTTTGGCCTTCTATTCTTTTTTCAATCTACTTAATTGATCATGGAATATTAAAAATCATGGTATTTATTATTGCAATAGGTGTTACTATTTATATCGGTTCGCTTCAAACACTTCCAAAAGAAAAAGTGCTGGAAATGAAAAAAAGGCATATTGAATTTCGTGAGGAAGCACTACAATCCACAAACTAA
- a CDS encoding ABC transporter ATP-binding protein: MKNTKQQSHILAPAASRQKANSSIIQHTVKRIWEYMRQYKRLFVLVLMLVVVSSLLSLVGPYLLGKAVDTLIAGVDQKTLLQLIMLLMVVFLLQSITVWFQNYWMITVAQQTIYQIRKDLFHHVLRLPLLFFQKRQSGELMSRLTNDIENVSQTLNTSVIQLATSLLTLVGTVVFMLLLSPLLTVLTFIIVPLMFLGMKWITKRTNQYFKQQQNDIGELNGYVEETLSGHHIIKLFNQEERVEQKFEERNQRLRESGYWAQVYSGFIPKLMNSLNNLSFAIIVGIGALLVFNGTGVTVGVIVAFTTYARQFTRPLNDLANQFNTILSAVAGAERVFDIIDEAKEDAHDYEHPKSLNQKFTGDVRFSSVYFSYEQGVDTLEDVSFHAKPGEVIALIGPTGAGKTTIISLLSRFYEVNKGNIYIDNQNISEIPRSELREQMGIVLQDSFLFDTSIKENIRYGHLEATDEAVITAAKSANADSFISQLEHGYDTILDSNGSGISQGQRQLISIARAMLASPAILILDEATSSIDTITEIKINDALSNLMKGRTTFVIAHRLNTIKHADQILVLEHGKVIEQGNHEQLLRNKGFYANLVRSQNRS, from the coding sequence ATGAAAAATACTAAACAACAAAGTCACATTTTGGCTCCTGCTGCTTCACGTCAAAAAGCGAATAGTAGTATTATACAACATACTGTTAAGAGAATTTGGGAATATATGCGTCAGTATAAGAGGCTATTTGTGCTTGTACTTATGCTTGTGGTTGTTAGTTCTTTATTGTCTTTAGTTGGTCCATATTTATTAGGTAAGGCCGTCGATACGCTGATCGCTGGTGTTGATCAAAAGACATTGTTGCAGCTTATTATGCTTCTAATGGTTGTTTTTCTGCTACAGTCGATAACAGTTTGGTTTCAAAATTATTGGATGATTACGGTAGCGCAACAAACGATCTATCAAATAAGAAAAGACTTGTTTCACCATGTATTGCGCTTACCTCTCTTGTTTTTTCAAAAGAGACAGAGTGGGGAATTGATGAGTCGGTTGACCAATGATATTGAAAATGTAAGCCAGACATTAAACACTTCCGTTATTCAACTTGCTACTAGTTTGTTAACGCTTGTTGGAACAGTTGTTTTTATGCTTTTGTTAAGTCCATTATTAACGGTATTAACATTTATAATTGTCCCACTAATGTTTTTAGGAATGAAATGGATTACCAAACGTACGAATCAATACTTTAAACAACAACAAAATGATATAGGTGAACTAAATGGTTATGTAGAAGAAACTTTATCTGGACATCATATTATAAAACTATTTAATCAAGAAGAACGGGTAGAGCAGAAATTTGAAGAAAGGAATCAACGTTTAAGAGAATCTGGTTACTGGGCACAAGTATATTCGGGTTTCATCCCTAAATTAATGAATTCACTTAATAATTTAAGCTTTGCAATTATAGTTGGAATTGGTGCATTATTAGTTTTTAATGGAACAGGGGTTACGGTTGGGGTTATTGTTGCTTTTACCACATATGCTAGACAATTTACTAGACCGTTAAATGATTTAGCAAACCAATTTAACACGATCTTATCTGCGGTGGCTGGGGCCGAAAGGGTATTTGATATTATAGATGAAGCGAAAGAGGATGCACATGATTATGAACATCCTAAATCGCTAAATCAAAAATTTACTGGAGACGTCCGCTTTAGTTCAGTCTATTTCTCCTATGAACAAGGTGTAGATACGTTAGAAGATGTGTCTTTTCATGCAAAGCCAGGAGAAGTAATTGCATTAATAGGCCCAACAGGTGCAGGGAAAACAACAATTATATCCTTACTATCTAGGTTTTATGAAGTAAATAAAGGAAATATTTATATCGATAACCAAAATATTAGCGAGATCCCAAGAAGCGAATTGAGGGAGCAGATGGGGATTGTTTTGCAAGACTCCTTTTTGTTTGATACGAGTATTAAAGAAAATATTCGCTATGGTCACCTGGAGGCAACAGATGAAGCTGTTATTACTGCAGCGAAATCAGCCAATGCAGATTCTTTCATTTCACAACTAGAGCACGGCTATGATACGATACTAGATTCTAACGGTTCTGGAATTAGTCAAGGGCAAAGGCAATTGATCTCGATTGCAAGAGCTATGCTTGCCAGTCCTGCTATACTCATTTTGGATGAGGCGACTAGTAGCATTGATACCATTACAGAAATCAAAATTAATGATGCACTTTCCAATCTGATGAAAGGAAGGACTACTTTCGTTATTGCACATCGATTAAATACAATCAAACATGCAGACCAAATTTTAGTGCTCGAACATGGAAAAGTGATCGAACAAGGGAATCATGAACAATTATTAAGAAACAAAGGATTTTATGCCAATCTAGTTAGATCACAAAACAGAAGTTGA
- a CDS encoding indolepyruvate ferredoxin oxidoreductase subunit alpha, whose protein sequence is MAFVIVSPCETEKAGECVTVCPVDCIEEGKSQFYINPDICIDCGACVAVCPVDAIVEEFDLTEAQEPYLEKAEQFFENS, encoded by the coding sequence ATGGCGTTTGTAATTGTAAGCCCGTGTGAAACGGAAAAAGCAGGAGAATGTGTAACGGTTTGTCCTGTCGATTGTATAGAAGAAGGCAAAAGCCAGTTCTACATTAACCCAGATATTTGTATTGATTGCGGAGCCTGTGTTGCAGTGTGTCCTGTTGATGCGATTGTTGAGGAGTTTGATTTAACAGAAGCACAGGAACCTTATCTAGAAAAAGCTGAACAATTCTTTGAAAACTCTTAA
- a CDS encoding DUF3048 domain-containing protein — MKKASYLVILALIVLLVGCNQNEDSMKSAGDLESTARIDTEKQQLEIGPVSITTGLPLEEENTENPKFSVMIENSPDARPHSGLVQADVVYEMEVEGNVTRFLALYNDDIPEKVGPARSSRHYYLPVAESWSMPYIHFGGSPQAYNKLSTLNVPTIDGMTQSNYFIRDSSRYAPHNAYLVTNQLDAFEEEPINEKFAFDEDASYEEALNSTSLEITYNNFTHVEYQYDEEANQYKRFLEGQPHADRETGTQISANNIIVAYANQQLIPGDNSGRIDITLTGTGEAVYFLDGQAVKGTWKTEDGNLGFYLDDTLIALNPGKTWVQVVDASKKENVSY, encoded by the coding sequence ATGAAAAAGGCCAGTTACCTTGTTATTTTAGCGCTAATCGTACTACTAGTTGGTTGTAATCAAAATGAAGACTCAATGAAAAGCGCTGGAGATTTGGAGAGCACAGCGCGGATAGATACAGAAAAACAACAATTAGAAATAGGACCAGTTTCTATTACTACTGGTTTACCTCTAGAAGAGGAAAATACCGAAAATCCTAAATTCTCTGTTATGATTGAAAACTCTCCTGACGCTCGACCTCATTCGGGTTTAGTTCAGGCAGATGTCGTTTATGAGATGGAAGTCGAAGGAAATGTGACGCGTTTTCTTGCTCTTTATAACGATGATATTCCTGAAAAAGTTGGTCCAGCTCGTAGCTCTAGACATTATTATTTACCAGTTGCAGAATCATGGAGTATGCCTTATATCCACTTTGGTGGCTCACCACAAGCATACAATAAGTTAAGTACGCTCAATGTTCCTACAATAGATGGGATGACACAAAGTAATTACTTTATAAGGGATAGCAGTAGATATGCCCCGCACAATGCATATCTTGTTACGAACCAGTTGGATGCTTTTGAAGAGGAACCTATAAATGAAAAGTTTGCATTTGATGAAGATGCCAGCTACGAAGAAGCCTTGAACTCTACTTCTTTAGAAATCACTTATAACAATTTTACCCACGTAGAATATCAGTATGATGAAGAGGCAAATCAATACAAGCGTTTTTTAGAAGGACAGCCTCATGCGGACAGAGAAACTGGAACGCAGATTAGCGCAAACAACATTATCGTTGCTTACGCTAATCAACAATTAATTCCTGGCGATAATAGTGGAAGAATTGATATAACGTTAACAGGTACGGGGGAAGCAGTGTACTTTTTAGACGGGCAAGCTGTCAAAGGAACATGGAAAACGGAAGACGGAAATCTTGGCTTTTATCTAGATGATACACTTATTGCGCTTAATCCTGGTAAGACGTGGGTACAAGTCGTAGATGCATCAAAAAAAGAGAATGTCTCCTACTAA
- a CDS encoding aldo/keto reductase gives MTNQKLAAKAGTFTIGGELKVNRLGYGTMQLTGDGIWGEPNNPEEAVRVLQKATELGVNFIDTADAYGPFVSNKLIKKALHPYNEDLVIATKVGLTRAGPNDWRPVGRPEYLRQQVEINLNDLGVDTIDLLQLHRIDPQVPLADQIGELKKMKEEGKIRHIGLSQVSVEEFKEANEITPIASVQNMYNLANRESEEMLEYCEENHIAFIPWFPLATGELAKEGGPLDKLAKEHDAHPAQLALAWLLKRSEVILPIPGTSSVSHLEDNLAAAEIELTDEEFKTLSDAVAKSNE, from the coding sequence GTGACAAATCAAAAACTAGCTGCTAAAGCAGGTACATTTACTATTGGTGGCGAATTAAAAGTGAATCGTTTAGGATATGGTACGATGCAGTTAACTGGTGATGGTATTTGGGGTGAGCCCAATAATCCTGAGGAAGCTGTGCGCGTTCTTCAAAAGGCAACTGAACTTGGGGTAAACTTTATTGATACAGCAGACGCATATGGACCTTTTGTATCAAATAAATTAATTAAAAAAGCACTACATCCTTATAATGAAGATTTAGTTATTGCCACAAAAGTTGGACTGACACGTGCAGGTCCTAATGACTGGCGCCCTGTGGGACGTCCAGAATATTTAAGACAACAAGTGGAAATAAACCTTAACGATTTAGGTGTCGATACGATTGATCTCCTTCAACTACACCGAATTGATCCTCAAGTTCCCCTTGCTGATCAGATTGGTGAATTAAAGAAAATGAAAGAAGAAGGCAAAATACGTCATATCGGACTAAGTCAAGTAAGTGTGGAAGAGTTTAAAGAAGCAAATGAAATCACGCCAATTGCCTCTGTGCAAAACATGTACAACCTGGCAAATCGCGAATCGGAAGAGATGCTTGAGTATTGTGAAGAAAATCATATTGCATTTATTCCTTGGTTCCCGCTTGCAACTGGCGAATTAGCAAAAGAAGGTGGCCCACTGGATAAGTTAGCCAAAGAACATGATGCACATCCAGCACAACTTGCGCTCGCATGGTTATTGAAGCGTTCTGAAGTTATTCTGCCAATTCCAGGAACATCTTCTGTCAGTCACTTAGAAGATAATCTTGCAGCTGCTGAAATCGAACTTACTGACGAAGAATTCAAAACATTGTCAGACGCAGTAGCAAAAAGTAACGAATAG
- a CDS encoding helix-turn-helix domain-containing protein, whose translation MNIQWFIDTRKARGLTQNELADGICTQATLSRFENNGQLPNLKILIKLCNRINLPLSELFPKVGVRYSEVVEKMNKAEFYLITSKYEEAHQLINSIDIEKIEDEHLSFRYYYLNGFIMIFRQQPIMDILFTFDQVLLEEETKDSLIFRLLAYTGIGMVYARENDLSKAEFYFNKVLEKIYNYPAQNMEGTWRVLNIVFQCGVFYSTIEELEISDALLNYAVTICSDNHVTYYLARAAIQLAKNAILKNETKEKILELIYDARAYSKVNRNEIALAELVDLEQSILQNM comes from the coding sequence TTGAATATTCAGTGGTTTATTGATACTCGTAAAGCGCGCGGGTTAACGCAAAATGAACTTGCAGATGGCATTTGTACGCAAGCTACACTTAGCCGGTTTGAAAATAATGGTCAATTACCAAATTTAAAAATATTGATTAAGCTCTGCAATAGAATAAATTTGCCTCTTAGCGAATTATTTCCAAAAGTAGGTGTGCGCTATTCTGAAGTAGTTGAAAAAATGAATAAAGCTGAATTCTATCTAATCACAAGTAAATATGAAGAAGCGCATCAGCTAATCAATAGTATCGATATTGAAAAAATTGAAGACGAACATCTATCATTTCGTTATTACTATTTAAATGGCTTTATTATGATTTTCCGGCAACAGCCGATTATGGATATACTTTTTACTTTTGATCAAGTTCTACTAGAAGAAGAAACGAAGGACTCTTTAATCTTTCGTTTACTAGCTTATACTGGAATTGGTATGGTGTACGCTCGGGAAAATGACTTGTCTAAAGCTGAATTTTACTTTAACAAAGTACTTGAAAAGATTTATAACTATCCAGCTCAAAATATGGAGGGGACATGGCGGGTACTAAATATTGTATTTCAATGCGGAGTGTTTTACTCGACGATTGAGGAACTTGAAATAAGTGATGCACTCTTAAACTACGCTGTTACCATTTGTTCCGATAACCATGTTACTTACTATTTAGCACGTGCTGCGATTCAACTTGCTAAAAACGCTATTTTAAAAAATGAAACGAAAGAGAAGATCTTGGAGTTAATTTATGATGCTCGTGCTTACTCAAAAGTGAACCGAAATGAAATTGCACTTGCTGAACTTGTCGATCTTGAGCAATCTATTCTTCAAAACATGTAA
- a CDS encoding DUF454 family protein, with translation MKIKDFKKIVYIIVGSITLALGTIGIFLPILPTTPLLLLTAFFLFAKF, from the coding sequence ATGAAAATTAAAGATTTCAAAAAAATAGTCTATATAATCGTGGGATCAATTACGCTTGCGTTAGGAACTATTGGGATATTTTTACCGATCTTGCCAACAACGCCATTGCTTTTACTTACCGCTTTTTTTTTATTTGCGAAGTTCTGA
- a CDS encoding FAD:protein FMN transferase yields the protein MPRSEESVHMMGTIIDLMIDSNESKQLINQVIEDLKVYDKRFSANELQSELMAVNQQAGITPVSVHPELYHLIKLGQLHSTAKSSFLNIALGPLIKIWHIGFNDAKKPIDYKINTVLKLTDPNQIQLHDETRTVFLPQKGMEIDLGALAKGFIADQIIRKLRHNKVKTAYINLGGNFLSTGLSSTRKSGEYRIGIQDPKKERHQYLLAVDTSNQSVVTSGVYERKLKHENNSFHHIFDPKTGYPIKTDIASLTIVSSTSIDGEIWTTRLFGYPAKEIATIVNTLTNVESIVITNDSNIYISKGLKGKITPFNSALKIID from the coding sequence ATGCCTCGTTCAGAAGAATCGGTTCATATGATGGGAACAATTATTGATCTTATGATTGATAGCAATGAGAGTAAGCAACTTATAAACCAGGTAATAGAGGATTTAAAGGTTTATGATAAACGGTTTAGTGCGAATGAGTTACAATCTGAATTAATGGCAGTCAATCAGCAAGCAGGTATTACGCCCGTTTCTGTTCACCCAGAATTGTATCATCTAATTAAATTAGGACAATTGCACAGTACTGCTAAAAGTAGCTTTTTAAATATTGCACTCGGACCATTAATTAAGATATGGCATATCGGCTTTAATGATGCAAAGAAGCCTATAGATTATAAAATAAACACGGTTCTGAAATTAACAGATCCAAATCAAATACAATTACATGATGAAACCAGGACCGTTTTTTTACCACAAAAGGGTATGGAAATTGATTTAGGGGCTTTAGCAAAAGGCTTTATCGCCGATCAAATTATCCGAAAGTTAAGACACAATAAAGTAAAAACAGCCTACATTAATTTAGGCGGAAACTTTCTTTCGACTGGTTTATCATCAACGCGTAAATCAGGTGAATATCGTATAGGTATTCAAGATCCAAAAAAAGAACGCCATCAATACTTACTTGCAGTCGATACATCAAATCAATCTGTCGTTACATCTGGTGTATACGAACGGAAGCTAAAACACGAAAATAATAGTTTTCATCATATTTTTGATCCAAAAACGGGTTACCCTATCAAAACAGATATTGCTAGTTTAACGATTGTTTCATCTACTTCGATTGATGGTGAGATATGGACAACGCGCCTTTTTGGCTATCCTGCTAAAGAGATAGCAACAATTGTGAATACTTTAACAAATGTTGAATCGATTGTTATCACGAACGATTCTAACATATATATATCAAAAGGACTAAAAGGAAAAATTACACCTTTTAATTCGGCATTAAAAATTATTGATTAA
- a CDS encoding NADPH-dependent oxidoreductase, producing MKFVGIVGSNAEKSYNRKLLHFIKTKYKDLFELEIVEIKDIPLFNQSNDQTQSEPIQKLNQAILDADGVIIATPEHNHTIPASLKSVLEWLSFNIHPFDAKPVMIVGASYFDQGSSRAQLHLRQILDAPGVNAIVMPGNEFLLGKVKEAFDANDQLKDANTIKFLGSVLDKFTKFVSLVNRLEAPKEEPLPKEDLHATHAIDTTIEDIDMAAEDWVEQAAKKVKAVEGNTYVKLNRGILTVDQINTFLASMPMELTFADENNQFLYYNYTKEAADMLADRVPGQVGNPLVLCHPERSLGSVEWVIQQLRSGKQDAVRVNVPTHGPDKFVVHNYQAMRDEEGNYKGINEYILDFKPIIDWYLKQTGLKLEGEIDAGSGASAQDHSVDAGSGATAKD from the coding sequence ATGAAATTTGTTGGAATTGTCGGATCAAATGCAGAAAAATCGTACAATCGAAAACTACTTCACTTTATCAAAACAAAATATAAAGATCTATTCGAATTGGAAATAGTTGAAATTAAAGATATACCCCTATTTAATCAAAGTAATGACCAGACGCAGAGTGAACCTATCCAAAAACTAAACCAAGCAATTTTAGATGCTGATGGTGTCATTATTGCAACACCAGAGCATAATCATACAATTCCTGCTAGTTTAAAAAGTGTTCTGGAATGGTTATCATTTAATATTCATCCGTTTGATGCTAAACCTGTAATGATTGTAGGAGCTTCCTATTTTGATCAAGGTTCATCTCGCGCGCAACTACACTTGCGTCAAATCCTAGATGCCCCTGGAGTAAATGCAATTGTGATGCCAGGTAATGAATTTTTGCTAGGTAAAGTAAAAGAAGCTTTTGATGCGAACGATCAACTAAAAGATGCTAATACAATCAAATTCTTAGGAAGTGTTTTAGATAAATTCACAAAATTTGTTAGCTTAGTCAATCGATTAGAAGCGCCTAAAGAAGAGCCGTTGCCAAAAGAGGATCTACACGCAACACATGCAATAGATACTACAATTGAAGATATTGATATGGCAGCAGAAGACTGGGTTGAACAGGCTGCAAAGAAAGTCAAGGCCGTTGAAGGTAATACGTATGTAAAACTAAATCGAGGTATTTTAACAGTAGATCAAATCAATACTTTCCTTGCATCAATGCCAATGGAACTAACTTTTGCAGATGAAAATAATCAATTCTTATACTATAACTATACGAAGGAAGCCGCAGATATGCTGGCAGATCGTGTTCCAGGACAGGTTGGAAATCCGCTTGTGCTTTGCCACCCTGAGCGCTCGCTAGGTAGTGTAGAATGGGTTATTCAACAATTACGTTCTGGTAAGCAAGATGCTGTTCGTGTAAATGTTCCGACACATGGTCCAGATAAATTTGTTGTACACAATTACCAAGCGATGCGCGATGAAGAGGGTAATTATAAAGGTATTAATGAATACATTCTTGACTTTAAACCGATTATCGATTGGTACTTAAAACAAACAGGACTAAAACTTGAAGGTGAAATAGATGCAGGATCAGGCGCCTCAGCACAAGACCACAGCGTAGACGCAGGATCTGGAGCAACAGCAAAAGATTAA
- a CDS encoding NADPH-dependent FMN reductase, giving the protein MNHFIGLVGTNSDKSTNRQLLKFMKQYFSEKATIEIVEIRDLPLFNKPEDKTLPPLVKEMADKIEQADGVIISTPEYDHAVPASLMSALNWLSYGIYPFVDKPVMITGASYGTLGSSRAQAHLRHMLDSPELKARIMPSSEFLLNHSLQSFDEENNLKDLEKTEELSNLFDDFLIFVNIVNQLVHAHGSNKKAAANFSWENQ; this is encoded by the coding sequence ATGAATCATTTCATCGGTCTAGTAGGGACAAATTCTGATAAGTCTACCAACCGTCAGTTATTAAAATTTATGAAACAATATTTTAGTGAAAAAGCTACTATTGAAATTGTTGAGATTAGAGATTTACCGCTTTTTAATAAACCAGAAGATAAAACATTACCGCCACTTGTAAAAGAGATGGCAGATAAGATAGAACAAGCTGATGGTGTTATTATAAGTACGCCTGAGTATGATCATGCAGTTCCGGCATCACTTATGAGCGCATTAAACTGGTTATCTTATGGGATTTATCCGTTTGTTGATAAACCAGTTATGATTACGGGCGCTTCTTACGGCACACTAGGTTCTTCACGTGCACAAGCACACTTACGTCATATGCTTGATTCACCAGAATTAAAAGCACGAATCATGCCAAGCTCAGAATTTCTTTTAAACCATTCGCTACAATCCTTTGATGAAGAAAATAACTTGAAAGATCTTGAAAAAACCGAAGAGCTTTCGAATCTATTTGATGATTTTCTTATTTTCGTAAATATTGTCAATCAATTAGTACATGCACATGGCAGTAATAAAAAAGCTGCTGCAAACTTTTCTTGGGAAAATCAATAA